A single window of Crassostrea angulata isolate pt1a10 chromosome 8, ASM2561291v2, whole genome shotgun sequence DNA harbors:
- the LOC128158803 gene encoding carbohydrate sulfotransferase 1-like isoform X1, which yields MLHRTIFSARSVSVFLGTTLLFYVALIGTGKGPINMINNLSMQSLFCLSDPKPIHLTDHYYITENTRMRLVLAYMRGGSTLTADIVRHTEADFYQFEPLHGITIAVKENRPVQFLNGTIRNITKEELESVYTEMIYHWFTCNFKNIDLPGLTDSFIKIFTPEHGKYYSCINPVKTTKSKLDLVKQCIPILHLKCLESKTRTLKTIRLTVSMAGKLLKWLPRLQVLHLIRDPRGIINSQFEQEITEGKNVSIASKDLCQTMSTNLNSYKELEQCHGSRMLGVVYENLCQNPFIVVPKIFKFFHSNYSTRVRDFVKKLMQGPVKACDYCTDRGKALANAYRWISIIHKNVLKIVDKHCSFLYSNLGYKQLDYNKLNVTKTSWKSLTSSSIGYRYS from the exons gAAAGGGACCAATCAATATGATAAATAACCTAAGTATGCAGAGTCTATTCTGCCTATCGGATCCCAAACCAATTCACCTTACAG ACCACTATTACATCACAGAAAATACCCGGATGCGGCTGGTGCTAGCCTATATGAGAGGGGGGTCCACTCTCACGGCGGACATTGTGCGGCACACAGAGGCTGATTTCTATCAGTTTGAGCCCCTCCATGGCATTACGATCGCCGTGAAGGAAAACAGACCCGTGCAGTTTCTCAATGGAACGATTAG AAATATCACAAAAGAGGAGCTGGAATCGGTTTATACGGAAATGATTTACCACTGGTTCACATGCaacttcaaaaatattgatCTTCCTGGACTCACCGATTCTTTTATTAAGATCTTCACACCTGAACATGGGAAATATTACTCGTGTATCAATCCAGTCAAAACCACAAAAAGCAAACTAGACCTCGTAAAGCAATGCATTCCAATATTACACCTCAAATGTCTCGAGTCGAAAACTCGGACGTTGAAAACAATTCGATTGACGGTGTCTATGGCgggaaaacttttaaaatggcTACCTAGGCTTCAAGTTCTTCATTTGATACGAGATCCTCGTGGGATAATAAATTCGCAGTTCGAGCAGGAGATAACGGAGGgtaaaaatgtatcaattgcTTCAAAAGACTTATGTCAAACCATGTctacaaatttaaattcatataaagAACTAGAACAGTGCCATGGAAGTAGAATGCTAGGGGTGGTGTATGAAAATTTGTGCCAGAATCCTTTTATTGTTGTGCcaaagatatttaaattttttcatagCAATTATTCAACGCGTGTTAGAGACTTTGTGAAAAAGTTAATGCAAGGACCCGTTAAGGCCTGTGACTACTGTACAGACAGGGGAAAAGCCCTCGCCAATGCTTATCGTTGGATATCAATTATCcacaaaaatgttttgaaaatcgTCGATAAACATTGCTCTTTTCTTTACTCGAATCTGGGATATAAACAATTGGACTACAACAAACTGAATGTAACGAAAACATCATGGAAATCCCTAACAAGTTCTTCCATAGGATACCGGTATTCGTGA
- the LOC128158803 gene encoding carbohydrate sulfotransferase 1-like isoform X2: MINNLSMQSLFCLSDPKPIHLTDHYYITENTRMRLVLAYMRGGSTLTADIVRHTEADFYQFEPLHGITIAVKENRPVQFLNGTIRNITKEELESVYTEMIYHWFTCNFKNIDLPGLTDSFIKIFTPEHGKYYSCINPVKTTKSKLDLVKQCIPILHLKCLESKTRTLKTIRLTVSMAGKLLKWLPRLQVLHLIRDPRGIINSQFEQEITEGKNVSIASKDLCQTMSTNLNSYKELEQCHGSRMLGVVYENLCQNPFIVVPKIFKFFHSNYSTRVRDFVKKLMQGPVKACDYCTDRGKALANAYRWISIIHKNVLKIVDKHCSFLYSNLGYKQLDYNKLNVTKTSWKSLTSSSIGYRYS; the protein is encoded by the exons ATGATAAATAACCTAAGTATGCAGAGTCTATTCTGCCTATCGGATCCCAAACCAATTCACCTTACAG ACCACTATTACATCACAGAAAATACCCGGATGCGGCTGGTGCTAGCCTATATGAGAGGGGGGTCCACTCTCACGGCGGACATTGTGCGGCACACAGAGGCTGATTTCTATCAGTTTGAGCCCCTCCATGGCATTACGATCGCCGTGAAGGAAAACAGACCCGTGCAGTTTCTCAATGGAACGATTAG AAATATCACAAAAGAGGAGCTGGAATCGGTTTATACGGAAATGATTTACCACTGGTTCACATGCaacttcaaaaatattgatCTTCCTGGACTCACCGATTCTTTTATTAAGATCTTCACACCTGAACATGGGAAATATTACTCGTGTATCAATCCAGTCAAAACCACAAAAAGCAAACTAGACCTCGTAAAGCAATGCATTCCAATATTACACCTCAAATGTCTCGAGTCGAAAACTCGGACGTTGAAAACAATTCGATTGACGGTGTCTATGGCgggaaaacttttaaaatggcTACCTAGGCTTCAAGTTCTTCATTTGATACGAGATCCTCGTGGGATAATAAATTCGCAGTTCGAGCAGGAGATAACGGAGGgtaaaaatgtatcaattgcTTCAAAAGACTTATGTCAAACCATGTctacaaatttaaattcatataaagAACTAGAACAGTGCCATGGAAGTAGAATGCTAGGGGTGGTGTATGAAAATTTGTGCCAGAATCCTTTTATTGTTGTGCcaaagatatttaaattttttcatagCAATTATTCAACGCGTGTTAGAGACTTTGTGAAAAAGTTAATGCAAGGACCCGTTAAGGCCTGTGACTACTGTACAGACAGGGGAAAAGCCCTCGCCAATGCTTATCGTTGGATATCAATTATCcacaaaaatgttttgaaaatcgTCGATAAACATTGCTCTTTTCTTTACTCGAATCTGGGATATAAACAATTGGACTACAACAAACTGAATGTAACGAAAACATCATGGAAATCCCTAACAAGTTCTTCCATAGGATACCGGTATTCGTGA